In Pyricularia oryzae 70-15 chromosome 2, whole genome shotgun sequence, one genomic interval encodes:
- a CDS encoding cytochrome P450: MAHSTVSLALAAVGIFTLYLISKVILKTWQNATEARRLGCKPPASFPSWCPFGLDIVRKLIISRRQMRTPEWLREQLAKTSTPANPNNLTCSFQIVHTSGILTADEVNVHAMLSKQFDDFEVGQTRREIARPLVGESIFTTDGHAWKMLRGLVRPSFARHQVGDLELDEKHFKNMMACLETGSDGWTGNIDLQTLMFRYSLDSSTEFLCGASVGSQLKELQLQNGKVTDDEDEIDFASALDRAMEGLATRGQFFKCGPYIWPRGFEKACRDCHAFIDKYVARRQNKTLAAAEKQPPAESPPAAKEKYIFLDALAESFPDPVELRHQILGVLFAGRDTTASLISWVFYNLARDPARCHKLRRAVLEHFGGPREEEEEDPGRAVTFESLKECRYLQHVINETARLCPVVPVNSRRARRNTTLPRGGGPDGQSKVFVKEGTLVYFAPYIMGRRKELWGEDAERFVPERWEGKRHGWEFIPFSGGPRICPGQQSALTKTAYVIVRLLQRFDRIESWDPEVDVKHDATATMCSGTGVKVRLHADGF; encoded by the exons atgGCACACAGCACTGTTTCCCTGGCCCTGGCCGCAGTGGGAATATTTACCCTCTACCTGATCTCCAAAGTCATCCTCAAGACGTGGCAAAACGCCACCGAAGCCCGCCGCCTCGGGTGCAAACCCCCAGCGTCCTTCCCCTCCTGGTGTCCCTTCGGCCTAGACATTGTGCGCAAGCTCATCATCTCGCGTCGACAGATGCGGACGCCCGAGTGGCTTCGAGAGCAGCTGGCCAAGACTTCGACGCCAGCCAACCCAAACAACCTGACCTGCTCCTTCCAGATCGTCCACACCAGCGGCATCCTGACGGCCGACGAAGTGAACGTGCACGCCATGCTCTCGAAACAGTTTGACGATTTCGAGGTCGGCCAGACCAGGCGCGAGATTGCCCGGCCTCTGGTCGGCGAGAGCATCTTCACTACAGACGGGCACGCGTGGAAGATGCTGCGGGGGTTGGTCCGGCCCTCGTTTGCGCGGCACCAGGTTGGCGATCTCGAGCTGGATGAGAAGCACTTTAAGAACATGATGGCCTGTCTCGAGACCGGCTCGGACGGCTGGACGGGAAACATAGACCTGCAAACTCTCATGTTTAGGTACTCGCTCGATTCGTCTACCGAATTCCTCTGTGGCGCCTCGGTCGGATCCCAGCTCAAAGAGCTCCAGCTGCAGAACGGAAAGGTAacagacgacgaggacgagatcGACTTTGCATCCGCCCTGGACCGGGCAATGGAGGGCCTCGCCACCCGCGGGCAGTTCTTTAAATGCGGGCCGTACATCTGGCCCAGGGGCTTCGAAAAGGCCTGCCGAGACTGCCACGCCTTTATCGACAAGTACGTGGCCCGCCGGCAGAACAAGACCCTCGCGGCCGCCGAGAAGCAGCCCCCGGCAGAGTCGCCACCCGCCGCAAAGGAAAAGTACATCTTCCTCGACGCCCTCGCCGAGAGCTTCCCCGACCCCGTGGAGCTCCGGCACCAGATCCTGGGCGTGCTGTTCGCCGGCCGCGACACGACGGCCTCGCTCATCAGCTGGGTGTTTTACAACCTGGCCCGCGACCCGGCCCGCTGCCACAAACTGCGGCGCGCGGTGCTCGAGCACTTTGGCGGGCcgcgggaggaggaggaggaggacccCGGCCGCGCCGTCACGTTCGAGAGCCTCAAGGAGTGCCGCTACCTGCAGCACGTCATTAACGAGACTGCGCGCCTGTGCCCCGTCGTGCCCGTCAACTCGCGGCGTGCCAGGCGCAACACCACGCTGCCTAGGGGTGGGGGTCCCGATGGCCAGTCAAAGGTCTTTGTCAAGGAGGGCACGCTGGTCTACTTTGCACCGTACATCATGGGTCGGAGGAAAGAGCTCTGGGGTGAGGACGCGGAACGGTTCGTTCCGGAGAGGTGGGAGGGAAAAAGGCACGGGTGGGAATTTATACCG TTCAGCGGAGGACCTCGCATCTGCCCGGGCCAGCAGTCGGCACTGACAAAGACTGCATACGTCATCGTGAGGCTGTTGCAGCGATTCGACAGGATAGAAAGCTGGGACCCCGAGGTCGACGTCAAGCATGACGCGACGGCTACCATGTGCTCGGGTACGGGTGTCAAGGTTCGATTGCACGCCGACGGATTTTGA
- a CDS encoding high-affinity glucose transporter, whose product MVPEFAVGKPGGPAGLHGGDGCLCWGSLIDNYGRCNGLFWSAAITMVAAGLQGGAVNIAMFCIARVIIGFGTTASVIAGSAYLAETLPWNKRAWGLCLFDDFFYVGALVASGVTYSTYKMESTWSWRLPSLLQGAWGLLCILLIPLVAESPRWLIDQGRPTEGLLVLARINANGDTRDELVRLQFCQIVETIGYERDPMSYKEMIRNRGARVRLIITATCAMFSMLTGNIVVMYNIGDMMNNVGVGDREVQLILNVGLNALSLVVSIMGSFFVDRFGVKCVTLISTGGVSISLFLLGALTRYYGNSTESAGVWAAVFAIFLFAGFYAFGWIPILFLLPAEMLYFRIRARGMAMFSFVVCATGIWGNFAFPAALVAIEWRLWIINGAWNLAFLVFIWWFWIEIRGKTLEEIDVLFDGKKHFDVPNIQEVLDGTTDDAWKKRKRGYWQITFSCSFDHPAGSIRSGA is encoded by the exons ATGGTACCCGAGTTCGCAGTGGGGAAACCTGGTGGTCCTGCTGGCCTGCACGGTGGTGACGGC TGTTTGTGCTGGGGCTCGTTGATTGACAACTACGGACGTTGCAACGGCCTCTTCTGGTCGGCCGCCATCACCATGGTGGCCGCAGGGCTGCAAGGCGGCGCGGTCAACATTGCCATGTTCTGCATCGCGCGCGTCATCATCGGGTTCGGGACGACGGCGTCGGTGATTGCCGGATCGGCGTACCTCGCCGAGACGCTGCCGTGGAACAAGCGCGCGTGGGGCCTGTGCCTCTTTGACGACTTCTTCTACGTCGGCGCCCTGGTCGCCTCGGGCGTCACGTACTCGACCTACAAGATGGAGAGCACGTGGTCGTGGCGCCTCCCGTCGCTGCTGCAGGGCGCCTGGGGTCTCCTTTGCATCCTGCTCATCCCGCTGGTGGCCGAGAGCCCGCGCTGGCTGATCGACCAGGGCCGGCCGACCGAGGGTCTGCTGGTGCTCGCCCGCATCAACGCCAACGGCGACACGCGCGACGAGCTGGTGCGCCTCCAGTTCTGCCAGATCGTCGAGACGATCGGCTACGAGCGCGACCCCATGAGCTACAAGGAGATGATACGCAACCGCGGCGCCAGGGTCAGGTTGATCATCACGGCGACCTGCGCCATGTTTTCGATGCTCACGGGGAACATTGTTGTCATGTACAACATTGGGGACATGATGAACAACGTGGGGGTCGGCGACAGAGAGGTGCAGCTGATACTG AACGTCGGCCTAAACGCCCTCTCGCTCGTTGTTTCCATCATGGGGAGCTTCTTCGTCGACCGATTCGGAGTCAAGTGCGTCACCTTGATCAGCACGGGCGGGGTGTCGATCTCGCTCTTCCTGCTGGGCGCCCTGACGCGATACTACGGCAACAGCACCGAGAGCGCGGGCGTCTGGGCCGCCGTCTTTGCCATTTTCCTCTTTGCCGGGTTCTACGCGTTCGGCTGGATCCCCATCCTGTTCCTGCTGCCGGCCGAGATGCTCTACTTTCGCATCCGCGCCCGGGGCATGGCCATGTTCAGCTTCGTGGTCTGCGCCACCGGCATCTGGGGCAACTTTGCCTTCCCGGCCGCCCTGGTCGCCATCGAGTGGCGGCTGTGGATCATCAACGGCGCCTGGAACCTGGCCTTCCTCGTGTTTATATGGTGGTTCTGGATCGAGATTCGGGGCAAGACGCTAGAGGAGATTGACGTTCTGTTCGATGGCAAGAAGCACTTTGACGTGCCCAACATCCAGGAGGTTCTCGACGGGACGACTGACGATGCGtggaagaagaggaagcGTGGATATTGGC AAATAACATTTTCGTGCTCTTTTGATCATCCAGCAGGTTCAATACGGAGTGGGGCGTAG
- a CDS encoding glycosyltransferase family 28 domain-containing protein: MSKPDLVYNDAALEAPPPPYELHSTGDVLSVSAAVTATGSIDVAFTSTAQADLRQLIDSQQNRGQQNEPHPSAQSNDLGSIPSGNVPSLNIVIQVVGSRGDVQPFIALGVALKRRGHRVRLATHDTFDKFVRESGIEFYPIGGDPADLMAYMVKNPGLMPSLESLRGGDIGRKRSMVKEMLHGCWLSCVDADPASGAPFVADAIIANPPSFAHVHCAQALSIPVHIIFTMPWCATRAFPHPLANIKQKGIEPANANWLTYGVVDLMTWQGLGDVINGWRKQDLELEPLNASMGPGINSYLRIPHTYCWSPSLVSKPADWGPEIDVCGFFMRDPPAYQPPPDLEAFLSAGPPPVYVGFGSIVLEDPARLTDVILEATRRCGVRVIISRGWSKLGGDSPSNQHVFYLGDCPHEWLFTKVSAVVHHGGAGTTACGLSNGRPTIIVPFFGDQPFWANVVAAAGAGPRPIPQMEMTVERLTEALQFALSPDATRAAAILAQKMGQEDGVATAVESFHRWLPLEKMRCEIDPSRVARWEVEVKGKRRLRLSDTVVTTLLAEKQIKKDDLHALKSKEYNTDVQRWDPLSGGASSTLGMVTDFTTALGGTFIDPFRAYKLKRKDGSSGSAGGAAMMSAAGGVGSMVGVVTKGTLVDTPLALAEGLRNIPKLYGEEVKNHGQVKGVGSGSVVAAKNFGHGFYDGLTGFVTQPYKGAKEEGALGFLKGAGKGTAGLIVKPGSAMLGLMAYPAQGVYKSIRAARGRKAAVKKSKSDLLDWKAPVSDVQIDTRQVCIDFGALSRASK, translated from the exons ATGAGTAAACCAGACTTGGTCTACAACGATGCGGCGCTAGAGGCACCCCCTCCGCCGTACGAACTGCACTCGACTGGAGATGTTCTTTCCGTGTCGGCGGCCGTTACAG CTACTGGGTCTATCGATGTCGCCTTCACGTCGACTGCGCAAGCCGACTTGAGGCAGTTGATTGATAGTCagcaaaatcgcggacagcAAAACGAGCCTCACCCGAGCGCGCAGTCGAATGATCTGGGTTCTATCCCATCAGGAAACGTTCCTAGCTTGAATATCGTCATCCAGGTCGTTGGGAGTCGAG GCGATGTGCAGCCTTTTATAGCACTCGGCGTGGCTCTCAAGCGACGTGGTCATCGAGTTCGTCTTGCGACTCACGACACATTTGACAAGTTTGTGAGGGAGTCGGGCATCGAGTTTTATCCCATCGGCGGCGACCCCGCTGACCTCATGGCA TACATGGTCAAGAACCCCGGCCTGATGCCTTCGCTCGAGTCTCTACGGGGCGGCGACATTGGACGGAAGCGAAGCATGGTCAAGGAGATGCTCCACGGCTGCTGGCTATCCTGCGTGGACGCGGACCCCGCCTCCGGGGCCCCGTTCGTCGCCGACGCCATAATCGCCAACCCGCCCAGCTTTGCCCACGTCCACTGCGCCCAGGCCTTGAGCATCCCGGTGCACATCATCTTCACCATGCCGTGGtgcgccaccagggcctTTCCGCATCCGCTGGCCAACATCAAGCAGAAGGGCATCGAGCCCGCCAATGCCAACTGGCTGACGTATGGTGTTGTGGATCTCATGACGTGGCAGGG ACTCGGCGATGTGATCAACGGGTGGAGAAAGCAGGATCTCGAGCTGGAACCCCTCAACGCTTCCATGGGCCCGGGCATCAACTCGTATCTGCGCATTCCACACACATACTGCTGGTCCCCTAGTCTGGTCAGCAAGCCAGCCGATTGGGGTCCCGAGATTG atgTTTGCGGATTCTTCATGCGTGACCCGCCCGCCTACCAACCCCCACCGGACCTGGAAGCCTTTCTATCAGCTGGTCCTCCTCCCGTCTACGTTGGGTTCGGAAGTATAGTGCTTGAAGACCCAGCAAGACTCACAGACGTCATCCTCGAAGCGACGAGGAGGTGTGGCGTTCGCGTCATCATATCACGAGGATGGAGCAAACTTGGTGGAGACTCTCCCAGCAACCAACACGTCTTTTATCTGGGAGACTGTCCGCATG AGTGGCTCTTCACAAAAGTCTCAGCCGTGGTGCATCACGGAGGTGCCGGCACTACAGCCTGCGGTCTGAGCAATGGTCGTCCCACTATTATCGTACCATTTTTTGGAGA CCAGCCTTTCTGGGCCAACGTGGTAGCAGCCGCTGGGGCCGGACCCAGGCCGATCCCTCAAATGGAGATGACCGTCGAAAGGCTCACCGAGGCCTTGCAGTTCGCCCTGTCCCCCGACGCGACTAGGGCTGCTGCAATACTGGCACAGAAGATGGGGCAAGAGGACGGTGTTGCGACCGCCGTGGAATCCTTTCACCGCTGGCTGCCCCTCGAAAAGATGCGTTGCGAAATCGACCCCAGCCGTGTCGCCCGATGGGAAGTCGAGGTCAAGGGAAAGAGGCGTCTGCGACTGTCCGATACAGTAGTCACCACTCTGCTCGCCGAAAAGCAGATCAAGAAGGATGATCTTCATGC CCTAAAATCCAAGGAATACAACACCGACGTGCAGCGCTGGGATCCCCTGAGCGGAGGCGCGTCCTCGACCCTGGGGATGGTGACCGACTTCACCACCGCCCTGGGCGGTACGTTTATCGACCCGTTCCGGGCTTACAAGCTCAAGAGAAAGGACGGCAGCAGTGGCTCCGCAGGCGGCGCCGCCATGATGAGCGCGGCGGGTGGCGTCGGCTCCATGGTGGGGGTGGTCACCAAGGGGACGTTGGTCGATACGCCCTTGGCCCTCGCAGAAGGTCTCCGAAACATCCCAAAGCTGTATGGCGAAGAGGTCAAAAACCACGGTCAAGTCAAGGGGGTTGGAAGTGGTAGTGTCGTTGCCGCAAAG AACTTTGGTCATGGCTTTTACGACGGCCTGACTGGATTCGTGACCCAGCCTTACAAAGGGGCAAAGGAAGAAGGAGCGCTGGGCTTTCTCAAGGGAGCCGGCAAGGGCACCGCTGGACTGATTGTGAAGCCGGGATCAG CAATGTTGGGACTGATGGCCTACCCGGCCCAAGGAGTCTACAAGTCTATCAGGGCGGCACGGGGGCGCAAGGCGGCAGTTAAAAAGTCCAAATCAGATTTGCTAGATTGGAAAGCGCCCGTGTCTGACGTTCAAATTGACACGAGGCAAGTCTGTATTGATTTTGGTGCTCTATCTCGAGCGTCCAAATGA
- a CDS encoding glycosyltransferase family 28 domain-containing protein, variant, producing MAYMVKNPGLMPSLESLRGGDIGRKRSMVKEMLHGCWLSCVDADPASGAPFVADAIIANPPSFAHVHCAQALSIPVHIIFTMPWCATRAFPHPLANIKQKGIEPANANWLTYGVVDLMTWQGLGDVINGWRKQDLELEPLNASMGPGINSYLRIPHTYCWSPSLVSKPADWGPEIDVCGFFMRDPPAYQPPPDLEAFLSAGPPPVYVGFGSIVLEDPARLTDVILEATRRCGVRVIISRGWSKLGGDSPSNQHVFYLGDCPHEWLFTKVSAVVHHGGAGTTACGLSNGRPTIIVPFFGDQPFWANVVAAAGAGPRPIPQMEMTVERLTEALQFALSPDATRAAAILAQKMGQEDGVATAVESFHRWLPLEKMRCEIDPSRVARWEVEVKGKRRLRLSDTVVTTLLAEKQIKKDDLHALKSKEYNTDVQRWDPLSGGASSTLGMVTDFTTALGGTFIDPFRAYKLKRKDGSSGSAGGAAMMSAAGGVGSMVGVVTKGTLVDTPLALAEGLRNIPKLYGEEVKNHGQVKGVGSGSVVAAKNFGHGFYDGLTGFVTQPYKGAKEEGALGFLKGAGKGTAGLIVKPGSAMLGLMAYPAQGVYKSIRAARGRKAAVKKSKSDLLDWKAPVSDVQIDTRQVCIDFGALSRASK from the exons ATGGCA TACATGGTCAAGAACCCCGGCCTGATGCCTTCGCTCGAGTCTCTACGGGGCGGCGACATTGGACGGAAGCGAAGCATGGTCAAGGAGATGCTCCACGGCTGCTGGCTATCCTGCGTGGACGCGGACCCCGCCTCCGGGGCCCCGTTCGTCGCCGACGCCATAATCGCCAACCCGCCCAGCTTTGCCCACGTCCACTGCGCCCAGGCCTTGAGCATCCCGGTGCACATCATCTTCACCATGCCGTGGtgcgccaccagggcctTTCCGCATCCGCTGGCCAACATCAAGCAGAAGGGCATCGAGCCCGCCAATGCCAACTGGCTGACGTATGGTGTTGTGGATCTCATGACGTGGCAGGG ACTCGGCGATGTGATCAACGGGTGGAGAAAGCAGGATCTCGAGCTGGAACCCCTCAACGCTTCCATGGGCCCGGGCATCAACTCGTATCTGCGCATTCCACACACATACTGCTGGTCCCCTAGTCTGGTCAGCAAGCCAGCCGATTGGGGTCCCGAGATTG atgTTTGCGGATTCTTCATGCGTGACCCGCCCGCCTACCAACCCCCACCGGACCTGGAAGCCTTTCTATCAGCTGGTCCTCCTCCCGTCTACGTTGGGTTCGGAAGTATAGTGCTTGAAGACCCAGCAAGACTCACAGACGTCATCCTCGAAGCGACGAGGAGGTGTGGCGTTCGCGTCATCATATCACGAGGATGGAGCAAACTTGGTGGAGACTCTCCCAGCAACCAACACGTCTTTTATCTGGGAGACTGTCCGCATG AGTGGCTCTTCACAAAAGTCTCAGCCGTGGTGCATCACGGAGGTGCCGGCACTACAGCCTGCGGTCTGAGCAATGGTCGTCCCACTATTATCGTACCATTTTTTGGAGA CCAGCCTTTCTGGGCCAACGTGGTAGCAGCCGCTGGGGCCGGACCCAGGCCGATCCCTCAAATGGAGATGACCGTCGAAAGGCTCACCGAGGCCTTGCAGTTCGCCCTGTCCCCCGACGCGACTAGGGCTGCTGCAATACTGGCACAGAAGATGGGGCAAGAGGACGGTGTTGCGACCGCCGTGGAATCCTTTCACCGCTGGCTGCCCCTCGAAAAGATGCGTTGCGAAATCGACCCCAGCCGTGTCGCCCGATGGGAAGTCGAGGTCAAGGGAAAGAGGCGTCTGCGACTGTCCGATACAGTAGTCACCACTCTGCTCGCCGAAAAGCAGATCAAGAAGGATGATCTTCATGC CCTAAAATCCAAGGAATACAACACCGACGTGCAGCGCTGGGATCCCCTGAGCGGAGGCGCGTCCTCGACCCTGGGGATGGTGACCGACTTCACCACCGCCCTGGGCGGTACGTTTATCGACCCGTTCCGGGCTTACAAGCTCAAGAGAAAGGACGGCAGCAGTGGCTCCGCAGGCGGCGCCGCCATGATGAGCGCGGCGGGTGGCGTCGGCTCCATGGTGGGGGTGGTCACCAAGGGGACGTTGGTCGATACGCCCTTGGCCCTCGCAGAAGGTCTCCGAAACATCCCAAAGCTGTATGGCGAAGAGGTCAAAAACCACGGTCAAGTCAAGGGGGTTGGAAGTGGTAGTGTCGTTGCCGCAAAG AACTTTGGTCATGGCTTTTACGACGGCCTGACTGGATTCGTGACCCAGCCTTACAAAGGGGCAAAGGAAGAAGGAGCGCTGGGCTTTCTCAAGGGAGCCGGCAAGGGCACCGCTGGACTGATTGTGAAGCCGGGATCAG CAATGTTGGGACTGATGGCCTACCCGGCCCAAGGAGTCTACAAGTCTATCAGGGCGGCACGGGGGCGCAAGGCGGCAGTTAAAAAGTCCAAATCAGATTTGCTAGATTGGAAAGCGCCCGTGTCTGACGTTCAAATTGACACGAGGCAAGTCTGTATTGATTTTGGTGCTCTATCTCGAGCGTCCAAATGA